In the genome of Anabas testudineus chromosome 4, fAnaTes1.2, whole genome shotgun sequence, one region contains:
- the LOC113152794 gene encoding meprin A subunit beta-like isoform X1 translates to MLHSFLVLLFGLGLTAARLTSETEIDVDEGRDWDIVDINEGAGLDLLEGDIKLEEPLTRNIIIGDKYRWPTTVPYYLEESLEMNAKGVILKAFDQYRLKTCIDFKPWKGEKNYISVFNGSGCFSYVGNQRVGKQQLSIGSYCDHLGIVEHEFLHALGFWHEQSRADRDDYVDIMWDQIKPDKKNNFKKHDDAVSTALGVPYDYGSVMHYGKMDFSIGSEPTIVTKIPQFMDVIGQRMGFSASDLTKLNRLYNCTSSSTFVDSCDFEEDNICGTIQGPGKAKWKRRSSVRGGPKTDFTNMGQCQGKGYFMHFSTSSAKTGHQAFLESRWLYPKPGVQCLQFFLYSTAAADDVLNIWVREYDQANANGKLKLFKSISGGVQGSWELQNVNLNVTKKARVVFQGVRGKRQSKGGFSLDDINLSSTKCPQHIWHIRNIKGQMAKTPPGKKLFSPRFLSTAGYSFQVGVYLNGLSSNPDYMALYLHLTSGPNDKKLKWPCPWQMATMALMDQQSDIRQQMNMHQMITTDPNKKSSDGTEFFWDDPRKVGSKVTDSDGSVYYRGPGYGTSTFITHSRLRSRNFIKGDDAIFLFSLEDISHLLKPQSLPHSALHADASLFKAADQGAPEEAVINPKMLGLLKAADQGVPN, encoded by the exons ATGTTACACAGTTTTCTAGTTCTGCTCTTTGGTTTGGGATTG aCAGCAGCCAGGTTAACAAGTGAAACAG AAATTGACGTTGATGAAGGTCGTGACTGGGACATTGTCGACATTAATGAAG gAGCTGGGCTGGACCTGCTGGAGGGAGACATCAAACTGGAAGAA CCATTGACCAGAAACATTATCATAGGAGACAAGTATCGCTGGCCAACAACTGTTCCCTACTACTTGGAGGAGAGTCTGG AAATGAATGCAAAGGGAGTGATACTGAAGGCGTTCGACCAGTACAGACTGAAGACCTGCATTGACTTCAAACCatggaaaggagaaaagaacTACATCTCTGTGTTTAACGGCAGCGG ATGTTTCTCCTATGTAGGCAACCAGCGTGtgggaaaacagcagctgtccaTTGGTAGTTACTGTGACCATCTAGGAATTGTTGAGCACGAATTCCTGCATGCTCTGGGCTTCTGGCACGAGCAGTCCAGAGCTGACCGCGATGATTATGTCGACATCATGTGGGATCAAATTAAACCTG ATAAGAAGAACAACTTTAAGAAACATGATGACGCTGTGTCCACTGCTCTGGGTGTTCCTTATGATTATGGCTCTGTAATGCACTATGGGAAGATGGACTTCAGCATTGGCTCTGAGCCCACCATTGTCACCAAGATCCCCCAATTCATGGATGTGATCGGTCAGAGGATGGGGTTCAGCGCCAGTGACCTAACCAAACTCAACCGTCTCTACAACTGCA CCAGCTCTTCTACCTTTGTGGACAGCTGCGACTTTGAAGAGGACAATATCTGTGGGACGATTCAGGGTCCAGGGAAAGCCAAGTGGAAACGGCGCAGTTCTGTAAGGGGAGGACCTAAAACAGACTTCACAAACATGGGACAGTGCCAAG GAAAAGGCTACTTCATGCACTTCAGCACGTCCTCTGCTAAAACTGGTCACCAAGCGTTCCTGGAGAGTCGCTGGCTTTACCCCAAACCTGGAGTCCAGTGTCTGCAGTTCTTCCTCTAtagcactgctgcagctgatgatgtTCTTAATATCTGGGTGCGAGAGTACGACCAGGCCAACGCCAATGGCAAACTGAAGCTCTTCAAGAGCATTTCAG GAGGTGTCCAGGGCTCCTGGGAATTACAAAATGTCAATCTAAATGTGACAAAGAAGGCCCGTGTGGTGTTTCAGGGCGTGAGGGGAAAGAGACAATCAAAAGGAGGCTTCTCTCTGGACGACATTAACCTGTCGTCCACAAAGTGCCCTCAGCACATCTGGCACATCCGCAACATCAAGGGCCAAATGGCCAAAACACCACCAGGAAAAAAACTTTTCAGCCCTCGCTTCCTGTCTACTGCAGGTTACTCCTTCCAG GTAGGTGTGTACCTCAATGGATTAAGCAGCAATCCAGATTACATGGCCCTCTACTTGCACCTGACCTCAGGGCCTAACGACAAGAAGCTCAAGTGGCCGTGTCCATGGCAGATGGCAACCATGGCTTTGATGGATCAACAGTCGGACATCAGACAGCAGATGAATATGCACCAAATGATCACCACCGACCCTAACAAGAAGTCCTCTGATG GTACTGAGTTCTTCTGGGATGATCCCAGGAAAGTGGGCTCCAAAGTGACTGACTCTGACGGCAGCGTTTATTATAGAGGTCCAGGCTACGGAACCAGCACCTTCATCACCCACAGCAGACTGAGAAGCAGAAACTTCATCAAAGGAGATGACGCCATCTTCCTCTTCAGTCTGGAAG